The following coding sequences lie in one Aspergillus puulaauensis MK2 DNA, chromosome 3, nearly complete sequence genomic window:
- a CDS encoding DEAD/DEAH box helicase (COG:B;~EggNog:ENOG410PG2X;~InterPro:IPR038718,IPR000330,IPR027417,IPR014001, IPR001650;~PFAM:PF00176,PF00271,PF04851;~go_function: GO:0005524 - ATP binding [Evidence IEA]) produces MEDTVPDTPVSNKKIVHSTPPANMADEDGDYETIATLPANPPQHMLATQSLTPTTQRFTQPTQIVDVPYSGKSVVQVAASSPLKPPSSPSRPSPAGPGRLSNLMAPNGTQFCPPAKRAPVIDLDDDGPTYRGGSSDDDALMSTDIKPAMFTKSSKSPEKATPIDRFKEITSSAVYDPSNAKRSAAEMDPTPKGVAMKRARQDGPSRAQPVGSQSLSLQDIDDYQMQVKVERMLKVLPQKSVYDCVQALLEKKGRFEDAMDYLASIEDQDGHAISSEDELSMNKKTSPIAPAKQNIKARGRIQDKWTAMNLPKGPPQKPSQQVEEEAKPRKRLIRGPKSRESPVPLSPTQDEKPAKKSFGRLVQGRRRPSPARSESPEAPLVISDDSDSAFDAQEGGGLETKILGFFNKCDVPSLADLAAINEDLAEYIITKRPFSSLEEVRVIPAPPTEETTTKTGRKRKAPKPVGDRIVDKCLDMWVGYEAVDSLVAQCETLGKPIATEMKKWGVDMFGKREGELELVSMEPSGSHDSGIGTPASQRSDEDSDGPGSRSRKARFISQPGIMAEDLKMKNYQIVGINWLSLLFEKELSCILADDMGLGKTCQVIAFLAHLYEKGIKGPHLVVVPSSTIENWLREFQKFCPTLSVMPYYADQNVRAQIREQIEDNRDEINVVITTYTIAKGKVDAHFLRNMDFCACVFDEGHMLKSSTSVLYEKLIRIRARFRLLLTGTPLQNNLQELASLLGFILPQVFQDRKDDLQYIFSNKAKTVDESHSALLSAQRIERAKSMLKPFVLRRKKHQVIDLPTKTSHVEYCEMNAAQRGIYENEQNEVKQLLEDRAAGKKTGNRSANILMKLRQAAIHPLLRRRHYDDKILMRMSKACLQEEKWALSDPNTIFEELQNYSDFECHQLCLDNPKSIGKFALKNNEWMDSGKVDKLCELLRRFKENGDRALVFSQFRMVMDILEDVLENQHLEFVRLDGTTSVEDRQSIMDAFHERTDIPVFLLSTKAGGAGINLACANKVIIFDSSFNPQEDVQAENRAHRVGQTREVEVIRMVTKGTIEEQIYALGQTKLALDQAVAGEEGADSKKSEEAGMKAVEEMVLADISQKEGTS; encoded by the coding sequence ATGGAAGACACGGTCCCTGACACCCCCGTCAGCAACAAAAAAATCGTCCATAGCACGCCTCCTGCCAATAtggccgacgaagatggagatTATGAGACGATCGCCACCCTCCCTGCGAACCCTCCCCAACACATGCTTGCAACACAATCGTTGACACCCACAACACAACGATTTACACAGCCCACGCAGATTGTCGATGTTCCTTATTCCGGCAAGAGTGTTGTCCAAGTtgcagcttcttcccctttgaAGCccccctcatctccttcGCGCCCTTCGCCAGCCGGCCCCGGTCGTCTTTCCAATCTCATGGCTCCCAACGGCACTCAATTTTGTCCTCCCGCAAAGCGCGCGCCAGTCATTGATTTGGACGATGACGGTCCGACTTACCGGGGAGGCTCTTCCGATGACGACGCCTTGATGAGTACGGACATCAAACCAGCTATGTTTACCAAATCATCAAAGAGCCCGGAAAAGGCAACACCAATCGATCGATTCAAAGAGATCACCTCGTCCGCTGTTTACGACCCTTCGAATGCCAAGAGATCCGCTGCAGAGATGGACCCTACCCCGAAGGGGGTTGCCATGAAGAGAGCTCGTCAAGATGGCCCTTCGCGCGCCCAGCCAGTGGGCTCGCAATCACTGTCATTGCAGGATATTGATGACTATCAAATGCAGGTGAAGGTAGAGAGGATGTTAAAGGTTCTGCCGCAAAAGTCAGTATATGATTGTGTGCAGGCCctcctggagaagaaagggaggTTTGAAGATGCGATGGATTATTTGGCCAGCATCGAGGATCAAGACGGACATGCTATCTCATCAGAGGATGAACTAAGTATGAATAAGAAAACGTCGCCCATAGCTCCtgcaaaacaaaacatcaAAGCCCGGGGAAGGATTCAGGACAAATGGACGGCGATGAATCTCCCAAAGGGCCCGCCGCAGAAGCCTTCTCAACAagtagaggaggaggcaAAGCCGCGAAAGCGGTTGATTCGAGGACCGAAATCTCGAGAGTCGCCAGTGCCGTTAAGTCCCACCCAGGACGAAAAACCAGCTAAGAAGAGCTTCGGTCGACTAGTGCAAGGACGCAGGCGTCCATCGCCCGCACGATCCGAGTCTCCTGAGGCGCCTCTGGTCATTTCTgacgactccgactccgCATTTGATGCTCAAGAGGGCGGAGGTCTAGAGACGAAAATTCTTGGTTTCTTCAACAAATGCGACGTCCCAAGCCTTGCTGATCTGGCCGCGATAAACGAGGACCTCGCTGAATACATCATAACGAAGCGAccattttcttctctggaaGAAGTTCGCGTCATCCCGGCTCCGCCTACAGAAGAAACAACCACCAAGACAGGCAGGAAACGCAAGGCACCTAAGCCGGTTGGTGATCGTATAGTTGACAAATGCCTTGACATGTGGGTTGGATACGAAGCTGTGGATTCATTGGTCGCTCAATGCGAAACGCTAGGTAAACCAATTGCGACAGAGATGAAGAAATGGGGAGTTGACATGTTCGGCAAGCGCGAGggggagcttgagcttgtctCAATGGAACCCTCAGGCTCGCATGACTCTGGAATTGGAACACCCGCTAGTCAACGATCTGACGAGGACAGTGACGGACCAggatctcgatctcggaAAGCTCGTTTTATCTCACAGCCTGGGATTATGGCTGAGGATCTTAAAATGAAGAACTATCAGATCGTCGGTATCAATTGGCTGTCATTGCTGTTCGAGAAGGAGCTCAGCTGCATTTTGGCAGATGACATGGGTCTCGGAAAGACCTGCCAAGTGATAGCGTTTCTAGCTCATCTATATGAGAAGGGCATAAAGGGCCCACATCTTGTCGTTGTGCCGTCTTCAACCATTGAAAACTGGCTTCGAGAATTCCAAAAGTTCTGTCCGACACTTTCGGTGATGCCGTACTACGCCGACCAAAATGTACGTGCCCAAATTCGTGAACAAATCGAGGATAACAGGGACGAAATCAATGTTGTCATTACGACCTATACGATCGCAAAAGGCAAAGTTGACGCACATTTCCTCCGCAATATGGATTTCTGCGCTTGCGTTTTTGATGAAGGCCACATGCTCAAGAGCAGCACTTCGGTCTTATATGAGAAGTTGATCAGGATCCGCGCTCGTTTTAGGCTTCTTTTGACGGGTACGCCGCTTCAAAACAACCTCCAGGAACTTGCTTCTTTACTCGGATTTATTCTCCCTCAAGTTTTCCAGGATCGCAAGGACGATCTCCAGTACATATTTTCGAATAAAGCAAAGACCGTTGACGAATCACATTCAGCACTCCTTTCTGCGCAAAGGATTGAAAGGGCAAAGTCGATGCTCAAGCCCTTCGTTCTTCGGCGAAAGAAGCACCAAGTCATCGATTTGCCTACGAAAACCTCCCACGTTGAATATTGCGAGATGAACGCTGCTCAGCGAGGCATTTATGAAAATGAACAAAACGAGGTTAAGCAACTCTTAGAAGACAGGGCGGCCGGGAAGAAGACAGGTAACAGGTCGGCGAACATTTTGATGAAGCTTCGCCAAGCAGCCATCCATCCACTCTTGCGCCGAAGACATTACGATGATAAGATCCTTATGCGCATGTCCAAGGCCTGTCTGCAAGAGGAAAAATGGGCGCTATCCGATCCAAACACTATCTTCGAGGAATTGCAGAATTACAGCGATTTCGAATGCCACCAATTATGCTTGGATAACCCCAAGTCAATCGGAAAGTTTGCTCTTAAGAACAACGAGTGGATGGATTCCGGCAAAGTCGACAAACTGTGCGAGCTGCTCCGGCGATTCAAGGAAAATGGAGACCGCGCCCTCGTTTTCTCGCAATTTCGAATGGTCATGGacattcttgaagatgtACTGGAGAACCAGCATCTGGAGTTCGTCCGACTTGACGGAACAACAAGCGTCGAAGATCGTCAATCTATCATGGATGCCTTCCATGAAAGAACCGACATCCCAGTATTCCTCCTTTCTAccaaggctggtggtgctggaaTCAACCTTGCGTGCGCAAACAAagtcatcatcttcgactccagcttcaacccaCAGGAGGATGTCCAGGCTGAAAACCGCGCCCACCGAGTTGGTCAAACTCGTGAGGTCGAGGTCATTCGCATGGTGACCAAGGGCACAATCGAAGAACAAATTTATGCGCTCGGCCAGACAAAGTTGGCTCTCGACCAAGCCGTTGCCGGGGAGGAGGGTGCCGATTCCAAGAAATCCGAAGAAGCCGGTATGAAGGCCGTCGAGGAGATGGTTCTTGCGGATATCTCGCAGAAGGAGGGAACATCCTGA
- a CDS encoding ATP-dependent Clp protease proteolytic subunit (COG:O;~EggNog:ENOG410PXHM;~InterPro:IPR029045,IPR001907,IPR018215,IPR023562, IPR033135;~MEROPS:MER0006046;~PFAM:PF00574;~go_function: GO:0004176 - ATP-dependent peptidase activity [Evidence IEA];~go_function: GO:0004252 - serine-type endopeptidase activity [Evidence IEA];~go_process: GO:0006508 - proteolysis [Evidence IEA]): MNVSRSLRRLGLLASRASVRSFSSSLRVRSSAQPPRGWTPTPFVTETVGGGWHTYDIFSRLLKERIICLNGEVDESMSASIVAQLLFLEADNPQKPIHLYINSPGGSVTAGLAIYDTMTYIASPVSTICVGQAASMGSLLLCGGNAGQRYCLPHSSIMIHQPSGGYFGQATDIAIHAKEILRVRHQLNRIYKMHLTGKKEMSIDEIEKLMERDYFMGAQEALDLGIVDKILDRRVQNPTNGEGDKD; the protein is encoded by the exons ATGAATGTAAGTCGCTCATTACGGCGACTTGGTCTCCTGGCCTCCCGCGCTTCAGTGAGaagcttctcaagctccCTCCGAGTTCGGTCGTCCGCGCAACCTCCGCGGGGCTGGACCCCAACACCCTTCGTAACAGAGACAGTG GGAGGTGGCTGGCACACCT ACGACATCTTCTCTAGACTCCTCAAG GAACGGATTATCTGCCTAAATGGCGAGGTCGACGAATCCATGTCCGCGTCCATCGTCGCgcagctcctcttcctcgaagcCGATAACCCACAGAAACCGATCCACCTCTATATCAACTCCCCCGGGGGTTCTGTAACGGCCG GCCTCGCTATCTACGACACAATGACCTACATCGCTTCTCCCGTCTCCACAATCTGCGTCGGCCAAGCTGCCTCCATGGGTTCCCTGCTTCTATGTGGTGGAAACGCTGGTCAGCGCTACTGTCTTCCGCACTCGTCGATCATGATTCACCAGCCGTCTGGTGGATACTTCGGGCAAGCAACGGACATTGCGATTCATGCGAAGGAGATTCTGCGGGTGCGGCACCAGCTGAACCGGATCTATAAAATGCACTTaacggggaagaaggagatgtCGATCGATGAGATTGAGAAGTTGATGGAACGGGATTACTTCATGGGGGCGCAGGAAGCGCTGGATTTGGGGATCGTGGATAAGATTCTGGATCGCAGGGTTCAGAACCCTACGAACGGGGAAGGGGACAAGGACTAA
- a CDS encoding uncharacterized protein (COG:S;~EggNog:ENOG410PXT1), translating to MEHLHSRMPYAQWRLRVFRQLFLPSGSFNPGFLSRRVHSSNGRVQDDHDATTRNHSKTRSNGTNSAGSTTPPSQLLPQSPLITHPNPGRAIRHRKKRLPGRDDPSDSDLSNNPWAVALASPVRMCSATGMRMPKAFLTEWGLIEQPASAAGSNLDPKSRPDTPIEKIKQEGKGLWILPVNLIKEYLADPAEKGNGKAAARRSLRLRMVDRIPVLQKISNAVIRSRKSKHSPFLPMIPLRWKSPLGPLTSACESRLAWRFDMPDFVLRMKRKEVMRQLKSASDGFKKRDVNNVWVSFDTLYPHSGETLVEGLTKEETARGVTFERIERGVFLVFGDGTGNDIDPNTGEAAVAPEIVTLPGIDRKVPVFDLSRLFSKAESEEIRAYHPRFQKSAVLLRPSNKLTVDAVLGLWHLQGYLRPTLSKR from the coding sequence ATGGAGCACCTTCACAGCCGTATGCCATACGCTCAATGGCGTCTTCGAGTGTTCCGCCAATTATTTCTTCCATCCGGTTCATTCAATCCTGGCTTTTTGTCCCGTCGCGTGCATTCTAGCAATGGCCGTGTCCAGGACGACCACGACGCAACCACCAGGAATCACAGCAAAACCCGCAGCAATGGCACCAATAGTGCTGGCTCTACGACTCCGCCGTCCCAGCTTCTGCCTCAATCGCCCCTTATAACACACCCCAATCCCGGCCGCGCTATCCGTCACCGCAAGAAACGGCTGCCCGGACGCGATGACCCCTCTGACTCCGATCTCAGCAACAACCCATGGGCCGTGGCACTCGCATCTCCAGTCCGCATGTGCAGCGCCACAGGAATGCGAATGCCCAAGGCCTTCTTAACAGAGTGGGGGTTGATAGAACAGCCCGCCTCCGCGGCAGGCTCCAACCTCGACCCAAAATCGCGCCCCGACACTCCCATcgaaaaaataaaacaagaaGGCAAAGGATTGTGGATCCTTCCCGTTAATCTCATAAAAGAGTATTTGGCAGACCCAGCTGAAAAGGGCAATGGAAAGGCGGCTGCTCGCCGTAGCCTCAGACTTCGCATGGTCGACCGCATACCCGTCCTCCAGAAAATCTCAAACGCGGTAATACGCAGCCGCAAGTCAAAGCACTCGCCTTTTTTGCCCATGATCCCTCTCCGTTGGAAATCTCCGTTGGGTCCCCTTACTTCAGCCTGTGAATCGCGTCTGGCCTGGCGGTTTGATATGCCCGATTTCGTGCTGAGGATGAAGCGTAAGGAAGTGATGAGGCAGTTAAAGAGTGCCTCGGACGGGTTTAAGAAGCGAGATGTGAATAACGTGTGGGTATCTTTTGATACTCTGTACCCGCATTCGGGAGAAACGCTTGTGGAGGGATTAACGAAGGAGGAGACAGCCCGAGGGGTGACGTTCGAGCGCATCGAGCGCGGTGTTTTTCTAGTCTTTGGGGATGGCACTGGCAATGACATTGATCCCAATACTGGCGAGGCGGCTGTTGCACCAGAGATCGTCACACTCCCGGGGATAGATAGGAAAGTTCCTGTTTTCGATCTTTCACGGCTCTTTTCCAAGGCCGAGTCTGAGGAAATTCGAGCTTATCATCCACGGTTCCAGAAGTCTGCGGTGCTCCTCAGACCATCTAACAAGCTTACTGTTGATGCAGTGCTGGGTTTATGGCATCTTCAGGGGTATCTCAGACCAACGCTTTCAAAACGTTGA
- a CDS encoding 4-nitrophenylphosphatase (COG:P;~EggNog:ENOG410PFJB;~InterPro:IPR006349,IPR036412,IPR006357,IPR023214;~PFAM:PF13242,PF13344,PF00702;~go_function: GO:0016791 - phosphatase activity [Evidence IEA]) has translation MTVPRYLSGDAAGIREFLDKFDVFLFDCDGVLWSGDHVFPGTVETLELLRSNGKQIVFVTNNSTKSRADYKKKLEALGIPATTEEIFSSSYSASIYISRILDLPPNKRKVFVLGETGIEQELHSENVPFIGGTDPSFRRDINPEDYKRIAAGDESLLDPEVGVVLVGLDFHLNYLKLSLAYHYVRRGAVFLATNIDSTLPNSGTFFPGAGSMSAPLIFMLGKDPVSLGKPNQAMMDAIEGKFHFDRSRACMVGDRANTDIRFGLEGKLGGTLGVLTGVSSKEDFVDGPTRPAVYLDKLSDLLHAAK, from the exons ATGACCGTACCCCGCTACCTGTCCGGCGATGCTGCGGGCATTCGCGAATTCTTGGATAAGTTTGAT GTATTCCTGTTTGACTGCGACG GCGTACTGTGGTCCGGTGATCACGTTTTCCCAGGGACAGTCGAGACTCTAGAGTTGCTGCGATCAAATG GAAAGCAAATCGTATTTGTTACGAACAATAGCACCAAGTCGCGAGCGGATTATAAGAAGAAGCTAGAGGCATTGGGCATTCCGGCTACCACG GAAGAaatcttctcatcctcctaCAGCGCCTCGATTTACATCTCCCGCATCCTCGACCTCCCACCAAACAAGCGCAaggtcttcgtcctcggcgaAACCGGCATCGAGCAGGAACTCCACTCTGAGAATGTCCCCTTTATCGGCGGCACAGATCCCTCGTTCCGGCGAGACATCAACCCGGAGGATTACAAGCGTATCGCCGCAGGCGATGAATCCCTACTGGACCCAGAAGTCGGGGTCGTCCTTGTTGGGTTGGATTTCCACCTGAACTATCTGAAGCTCTCGCTAGCATACCACTATGTGCGACGCGGAGCGGTGTTTCTGGCGACGAATATCGACTCGACGTTGCCGAATTCGGGGACTTTCTTCCCCGGTGCGGGATCTATGAGTGCGCCATTGATTTTCATGCTGGGGAAGGATCCGGTGTCGCTTGGGAAGCCGAACCAGGCGATGATGGATGCAATTGAGGGCAAGTTTCACTTTGATCGGAGCCGTGCGTGCATGGTTGGGGATCGCGCGAATACTGATATCCGGTTCGGGCTGGAGGGGAAGCTAGGTGGGACTTTGGGGGTTCTTACAGGTGTTAGTAGCAAGGAGGACTTTGTCGATGGGCCTACTCGACCGGCGGTGTACCTGGATAAACTttcggatcttcttcacgcTGCGAAATGA
- a CDS encoding replication factor C subunit 2 (COG:L;~EggNog:ENOG410PH5Y;~InterPro:IPR003959,IPR027417,IPR003593,IPR013748, IPR008921;~PFAM:PF00004,PF08542;~go_function: GO:0003677 - DNA binding [Evidence IEA];~go_function: GO:0005524 - ATP binding [Evidence IEA];~go_function: GO:0016887 - ATPase activity [Evidence IEA];~go_process: GO:0006260 - DNA replication [Evidence IEA]): MAANFFNNKARAAAGSGSSKQKPAEGKEEQSRLQPWVEKYRPKTLDDVAAQDHTTKVLQRTLQASNLPHMLFYGPPGTGKTSTILALAKSLFGPALYKSRILELNASDERGIGIVREKVKGFARVQLSHPTGIDAEYLEKYPCPPFKIIILDEADSMTQDAQSALRRTMEQYSRITRFCLVCNYVTRIIEPLASRCSKFRFKPLDNSAAGDRLSDIARTEGLSLEDGVVDKLISCSDGDLRRAITYMQSAARLIGAAQTGKNDGEDEEMKDQGSDTITVRTIEEIAGVVPESVLDGLIQSMQPKKIGSSYEDVSKVVTDIVADGWSATQILLQLYRRVIYNDAISDIQKNKIVLVFSEIDKRLVDGADEHLSILDVAVKISGIIGES, from the exons ATGGCGGCTAACTTCTTCAACAATAAGGCCCGCGCGGCCGCTGGGTCCGGCAGCTCAAAGCAAAAACCAGcagaagggaaggaagagcAATCGCGACTGCAACCATGGGTTGAGAAATA CCGTCCTAAAACACTAGATGATGTCGCGGCCCAGGATCACACGACAAAAGTGCTCCAACGGACACTGCAAGCCTCCAAC CTACCTCACATGCTCTTCTACGGCCCTCCAGGGACAGGGAAAACATCCACTATCCTCGCTCTCGCCAAATCCCTCTTCGGCCCTGCCCTCTACAAATCTCGCATCCTCGAACTCAACGCATCAGACGAACGTGGTATCGGGATCGTCCGTGAAAAAGTAAAAGGCTTCGCCCGTGTGCAGCTTAGCCACCCTACGGGGATTGATGCCGAGTACCTCGAGAAATATCCATGCCCTCCCTTCAAAATCATCATTCTCGATGAAGCGGATAGCATGACTCAGGATGCACAGTCCGCTCTTCGCCGCACGATGGAGCAATACAGTCGGATAACTCGTTTTTGTTTGGTCTGCAACTATGTTACTCGAATCATTGAGCCGCTTGCTAGTCGATGCAGCAAGTTCCGCTTCAAACCGCTGGATAACTCAGCTGCTGGGGACAGATTGTCGGATATTGCGCGGACGGAAGGCTTATCACTTGaagatggtgttgttgataaaTTGATATCCTGCAGCGATGGTGATCTGCGACGTGCAATCACATACATGCAGAGTGCGGCAAGGCTGATAGGAGCGGCGCAGACTGGAAAGAACGAcggggaagatgaggagatgaaggaccAAGGGTCTGACACGATCACCGTTCGAACTATTGAGGAAATAGCTGGCGTGGTCCCTGAGAGTGTTCTGGATGGATTAATCCAGTCAATGCAACCGAAGAAGATTGGCTCATCATATGAAGATGTTTCGAAAGTGGTCACGGACATTGTGGCGGACGGTTGGAGTGCGACGCAGATTCTTTTACAG CTTTATCGACGAGTTATCTACAATGATGCAATTTCTGATATCCAGAAAAACAAGATCGTGCTGGTGTTTTCAGAAATTGACAAGCGGCTGGTCGACGGTGCTGATGAACATTTATCGATTCTTGACGTTGCTGTTAAGATTTCCGGAATCATTGGTGAATCCTAA
- a CDS encoding putative protein transport membrane glycoprotein Sec20 (COG:U;~EggNog:ENOG410PMMI;~InterPro:IPR005606;~PFAM:PF03908;~TransMembrane:2 (i227-245o257-277i);~go_function: GO:0005484 - SNAP receptor activity [Evidence IEA];~go_process: GO:0006890 - retrograde vesicle-mediated transport, Golgi to endoplasmic reticulum [Evidence IEA]) encodes MSTISVLQTRLKELSAALTQIQPLVSRLHTFSVTVGQGDEARLELGGEIHSRLKDAEDELELLKDDVDALETQTDSRRKGMDSEKETEKERAVALARRLANDLKKTRGDFRNAQLQAKRNAEVARRKERELLLSRSDSVERRNPAKEKLTQDDIVKNASQDVTTALRRTHHLMQAELSRSQFAQETLEQSGAALSSLSESYTSLDTLLSSSRNLVGSLLRSQKSDTWYLETAFYILIGTISWLVFRRLLYGPLWWVVWMPFKLILRVVFGLSGAVGITSKAVESSATTSTTDMLIQETPALSHVPEAKAHGAGRDNVPDQVPGMESADRDWIIDKIGEIVEDNVEQANLDDFTSEELQGEAEIPSNTKKRMFEATPEAVQRPRDEL; translated from the exons ATGTCAACCATTTCCGTACTCCAAACTCGGCTCAAAGAACTATCTGCTGCTCTCACTCAAATACAACCACTTGTTTCTCGGCTACACACCTTTAGCGTGACTGTTGGACAGGGGGATGAAGCTCGACTCGAGCTTGGAGGAGAAATCCATTCCCGACTGaaggatgctgaggatgagTTGGAATTATTAAAGGACGATGTCGACGCTCTAGAAACGCAAACAGACTCTAGAAGAAAGGGTATGGATTCCGAaaaggagacggagaaggaaCGGGCTGTTGCGCTAGCTCGACGGCTGGCGAATGATTTGAAAAA GACGCGAGGCGACTTCCGCAACGCGCAATTACAAGCGAAGCGGAATGCTGAAGTTGCTCGGCGCAAGGAACGGGAACTACTCCTCTCAAGATCGGATAGCGTCGAAAGGCGAAACCCAGCAAAAGAGAAGCTGACGCAGGATGATATTGTCAAGAATGCCTCGCAAGATGTCACCACGGCGTTGAGGCGAACGCACCATCTTATGCAGGCTGAGCTTTCTCGGAGCCAGTTCGCACAGGAGACTTTAG AACAATCTGGTGCTGCCCTATCTTCTCTATCGGAATCATATACTAGCCTTGATACACTTCTCTCGTCCTCACGCAACCTTGTTGGTTCTCTTCTCCGTTCGCAAAAGTCGGATACCTGGTATCTAGAAACGGCGTTCTACATCCTAATTGGAACAATTTCCTGGCTGGTATTTCGAAGGCTCCTGTATGGGCCGCTTTGGTGGGTAGTATGGATGCCATTCAAACTGATCCTGCGAGTCGTTTTTGGTCTTTCGGGGGCTGTAGGAATCACTAGCAAAGCTGTTGAGTCTTCAGCGACTACTAGTACGACTGACATGTTGATCCAGGAAACACCAGCTTTAAGTCATGTACCAGAAGCCAAGGCCCATGGCGCTGGAAGAGATAACGTTCCCGACCAGGTCCCAGGAATGGAATCGGCGGACCGAGACTGGATAATCGATAAAATTGGCGAAATAGTGGAGGATAATGTGGAACAAGCAAACCTGGACGATTTTACCtcggaggagctgcagggagAGGCGGAGATACCTTCGAATACCAAGAAGAGGATGTTTGAAGCGACCCCGGAGGCAGTGCAGCGCCCACGGGATGAATTATAG
- a CDS encoding mitochondrial 54S ribosomal mL53 protein (COG:S;~EggNog:ENOG410Q26N;~InterPro:IPR019716;~PFAM:PF10780), whose protein sequence is MGIPLQTITTLRTTFNPFARSSRPCRLILSLLRNPSTTPASSPTHIDIKVTQLPRTSTKEPEITVGFKGGKEVKFEVGKRQLKIGDVVNEISRIGRGIEREESLQG, encoded by the coding sequence ATGGGAATCCCTCTTCAAACAATAACCACCCTCCGCACAACGTTCAACCCGTTCGCCCGCTCCTCGCGGCCATGCCGCCTCATCCTCTCGCTCCTCCGCAATCCTTCCACAACCCCCGCCAGCAGTCCGACACATATCGACATCAAAGTCACCCAGCTACCGCGGACTTCCACGAAAGAGCCCGAGATCACGGTGGGGTTCAagggaggaaaggaagtgAAGTTCGAGGTCGGGAAGCGCCAGCTGAAGATTGGAGATGTTGTTAATGAGATTTCCCGAATCGGTAGGGGTATTGAGCGTGAGGAGAGTTTACAGGGTTAG